The Coffea arabica cultivar ET-39 chromosome 3c, Coffea Arabica ET-39 HiFi, whole genome shotgun sequence genome contains a region encoding:
- the LOC113733929 gene encoding CST complex subunit TEN1, translating into MATSAVRFGALVTLEELVPSSPQFTQGASLRVTGKLQEYDIETAIASIVEGNASLKIDTQHLKVNLRIGSLYQFIGELLIDPSNQAILRARVGRNVDGMDLNLYHQSLQLLRDFQAEQMNSTTS; encoded by the exons ATGGCAACATCTGCTGTACGTTTTGGTGCGTTGGTGACTCTTGAGGAGCTAGTTCCCTCCTCCCCACAATTCACGCAAGGAGCATCGCTTCGAGTTACTGGAAA GCTACAGGAGTATGACATAGAGACTGCAATTGCGTCAATTGTCGAAGGCAATGCTTCCTTAAAGATTGACACGCAACATTTGAAGGTCAATCTTCGCATAGGTTCCTTGTACCAGTTCATTGGAGAACTGCTTATTGACCCCAGCAATCAG GCAATTTTGAGGGCGCGAGTGGGTAGGAATGTAGATGGCATGGATCTTAATCTCTATCATCAGTCTCTGCAGCTCTTGAGAGACTTTCAAGCTGAGCAGATGAATAGCACGACGTCTTAG
- the LOC113733927 gene encoding phospholipase D zeta 1 isoform X1, producing MASTEHLVTGGGGGGGGPRYVQVQSEPLPMMMSSFFSFHHHHGAESARIFDELPKATIIQVSRPDAADISPIMLTYTIEFQYKQFKWQLVKKASQVFYLHFALKKRAFIEEIHEKQEQVREWLQNLGIGDHTPVMQDDEEAEDETIPLRNDESVKNRDVPSSAALPIIRPALGRQNSMSDRSKVAMQGYLNHFLGNMDIVNSREVCRFLEVSRLSFLPEYGPKLKEDYVMVKHLPKIPSDDEHQGCCSCQWFSCCKDNWQKVWAVLKPGFLAFLKDPFDAQPLDIIVFDVLPASDGNGDGRVSLAKEVKDHNPLRHYFRVSCGIRCIKVRTKANAKVKDWVAAINDAGLRPPEGWCHPHRFGSFAPPRGLTEDGSQAQWFVDGRVAFEAIALAIEDAKSEIFICGWWLCPELYLRRPFDAHASSRLDALLEMKAKQGVQIYILLYKEVALALKINSVYSKKKLLGIHENVRVLRYPDHFSTGVYLWSHHEKIVIVDHHICFLGGLDLCFGRYDSFDHKVGDYPPCNWPGKDYYNPRESEPNSWEDTMKDELDRQKYPRMPWHDVHCAFWGPPCRDVARHFVQRWNYAKRNKAPYEEAIPLLMPQHHMVIPHYMGINRDIDDEIKNDGNIRKRTKKQESFSARSSCQDIPLLMPQEADGLDASEGQLKLNGLSREYGFHDQASRPSKSPFSFRKSKVEPINPDMPMKGFVDDLDASHMLQELSSMQPGFKPSGNEWWETQDRSGQVDLADESGQVGPRVSCRCQVIRSVSQWSAGTSQIEESIHSAYCSLIEKAEHFIYIENQFFISGLSGDEIIRNRVLEALYQRIMRAYKEKKCFRVIIVIPLLPGFQGGVDDGGAASVRAIMHWQYRTICRGRNSILDNLYDHIGPRVHDYISFYGLRAHGRLFEGGPVASSQVYVHSKIMIVDDCITLVGSANINDRSLLGSRDSEIGVLVEDKELFDSLMGGKAWKAGKFASSLRLSLWSEHLGLRAGEVHQIRDPVIDSTYKGIWMATAKTNTMVYQDVFSCIPNDLIHSRASLRQCMVYWKEKLGQATIDLGIAPNKLESYQDGDIKCTDPLERLESVRGHLVSFPLDFMSKEDLRPVFNESEYYASSQVFH from the exons TTTTCGATGAGTTGCCTAAGGCTACTATTATTCAGGTGTCCCGCCCCGATGCTGCCGATATTAGCCCTATTATGCTCACTTATACAATCGAATTCCAATACAAACAG TTCAAGTGGCAGTTAGTCAAGAAAGCTTCACAAGTATTCTATTTACATTTTGCGTTGAAGAAAAGGGCATTTATtgaggaaattcatgaaaagCAGGAGCAG GTCAgagaatggcttcaaaatttagGAATAGGAGATCATACACCGGTTATGCAGGATGATGAAGAAGCTGAAGATGAGACCATTCCTCTGCGTAATGATGAAAGTGTCAAAAACAG AGATGTTCCGTCAAGTGCTGCCCTGCCAATTATTCGGCCTGCCCTAGGACGGCAGAATTCAATGTCTGACAGATCAAAAGTAGCAATGCAAGGCTACTTGAATCACTTTCTTGGGAACATGGATATAGTGAATTCGCGGGAG GTTTGCAGATTTTTGGAAGTCTCCAGGTTGTCCTTTTTACCAGAGTATGGTCCTAAGCTAAAAGAAGATTATGTCATGGTGAAGCACTTACCAAAAATCCCGAGTGATGATGAACATCAAGGCTGTTGTTCATGTCAGTGGTTCAGCTGCTGCAAAGACAATTGGCAGAAG GTCTGGGCTGTACTCAAGCCTGGATTTCTGGCCTTCCTCAAAGATCCTTTTGATGCGCAACCTCTAGATATAATTGTATTTGATGTACTACCAGCATCAGATGGTAATGGAGATGGCCGTGTATCATTAGCAAAAGAAGTAAAGGATCACAATCCTTTGCGCCATTATTTCAGG GTATCTTGTGGAATCCGGTGCATCAAGGTCAGAACCAAGGCCAATGCTAAAGTCAAAGATTGGGTTGCTGCAATTAATGATGCTGGTCTTAGGCCACCTGAGGGTTGGTGTCACCCTCACCGTTTTGGATCTTTTGCTCCTCCTCGGGGATTGACAGAAGATGGTAGTCAGGCTCAGTGGTTTGTAGATGGTCGGGTGGCATTTGAAGCGATTGCTTTGGCAATTGAGGATGCAAAATCAGAG ATATTTATTTGTGGTTGGTGGCTCTGCCCAGAACTCTACCTGCGGCGGCCTTTTGATGCTCATGCATCCTCTCGGCTTGATGCTTTACTAGAAATGAAAGCTAAGCAAGGTGTTCAG ATTTATATTCTTCTATACAAAGAGGTTGCGCTAGCTCTGAAAATTAACAGTGTCTACAGCAAGAAAAAGCTTCTTGGCATCCATGAGAATGTGAGAGTACTACGATATCCAGACCATTTTTCTACTGGTGTCTATTTATG GTCGCACCATGAGAAAATTGTTATTGTTGACCACCATATTTGCTTTCTTGGAGGGCTTGACCTCTGCTTTGGTCGCTATGATTCATTTGATCACAAAGTGGGCGATTACCCTCCCTGCAATTGGCCTGGAAAGGACTATTACAACCCAAG GGAGTCGGAACCAAATTCATGGGAAGATACTATGAAAGATGAATTAGATCGGCAAAAGTATCCGCGTATGCCATGGCATGATGTTCACTGTGCTTTTTGGGGACCGCCTTGCCGTGATGTTGCTAGACATTTTGTTCAGCGTTGGAACTATGCAAAG AGGAATAAAGCTCCATATGAGGAGGCGATCCCACTCCTTATGCCACAGCATCACATGGTTATTCCCCACTACATGGGAATTAACAGAGacattgatgatgaaattaagaATGATGGAAACATCCGTAAACGCACCAAAAAGCAAGAATCATTTTCGGCTCGATCATCCTGCCAGGATATCCCCTTACTCATGCCTCAAGAAGCAGATGGGCTCGATGCTTCAGAGGGGCAATTAAAATTAAATGGTTTAAGTAGGGAATATGGTTTCCATGATCAAGCAAGCAGGCCCAGCAAAAGTCCTTTCTCTTTCCGAAAGTCAAAAGTTGAACCAATTAATCCAGATATGCCAATGAAAGGTTTTGTAGATGATCTTGATGCCTCACATATGCTGCAGGAGTTGTCTTCCATGCAGCCTGGATTCAAGCCTTCAGGTAATGAATGGTGGGAAACACAGGATCGAAGTGGTCAAGTTGATCTGGCAGATGAAAGTGGACAAGTTGGTCCTCGTGTTTCATGTCGATGTCAG GTTATAAGGAGTGTCAGTCAATGGTCTGCTGGAACTAGCCAAATAGAGGAAAGCATTCACAGTGCTTACTGTTCTCTTATCGAGAAGGCAGAACACTTCATATATATTGAG AATCAATTCTTCATCTCAGGTCTTTCTGGAGACGAGATCATACGGAATCGTGTATTGGAAGCATTATACCAACGCATTATGCGAGCTTACAAGGAAAAGAAGTGTTTCAGAGTTATAATTGTCATACCACTTCTTCCAGGCTTCCAG GGTGGTGTGGATGATGGTGGTGCAGCATCTGTGAGAGCAATTATGCATTGGCAGTATCGAACAATATGCAGAGGACGTAATTCGATATTGGACAATCTTTATGATCACATCGGACCTCGAGTGCATGACTATATATCTTTCTACGGTCTTAGAGCTCATGGTAGACTTTTTGAAGGTGGTCCTGTGGCCTCCAGTCAG GTGTATGTACATAGCAAGATCATGATAGTTGACGATTGTATAACTCTAGTTGGATCTGCTAACATCAATGATAGAAGTTTGCTTGGCTCAAGGGACTCTGAG ATTGGTGTACTAGTTGAGGACAAAGAACTGTTTGATTCATTAATGGGAGGCAAGGCATGGAAGGCTGGGAAGTTTGCATCGAGCTTGCGGCTTTCTCTATGGTCTGAGCACCTTGGTCTTAGAGCTGGAGAG GTCCATCAAATAAGAGATCCGGTGATTGATTCTACGTATAAGGGAATATGGATGGCAACTGCCAAG ACAAATACCATGGTCTACCAAGATGTTTTTTCTTGTATACCCAATGATCTAATCCATTCCAG GGCTTCTCTCCGTCAATGCATGGTCTACTGGAAAGAAAAACTTGGCCAGGCAACCATTGATTTAGGAATAGCCCCAAATAAGCTCGAGTCTTATCAAGATGGGGATATTAAATGCACTGATCCCTTGGAGAGGTTAGAATCTGTTAGGGGGCATCTTGTTTCTTTCCCTTTGGATTTCATGTCCAAAGAAGATTTAAGACCTGTGTTCAATGAAAGCGAGTACTATGCATCATCTCAAGTTTTTCACTGA
- the LOC113733927 gene encoding phospholipase D zeta 1 isoform X2, translating to MMKKLKMRPFLCVMMKVSKTGSFLFRDVPSSAALPIIRPALGRQNSMSDRSKVAMQGYLNHFLGNMDIVNSREVCRFLEVSRLSFLPEYGPKLKEDYVMVKHLPKIPSDDEHQGCCSCQWFSCCKDNWQKVWAVLKPGFLAFLKDPFDAQPLDIIVFDVLPASDGNGDGRVSLAKEVKDHNPLRHYFRVSCGIRCIKVRTKANAKVKDWVAAINDAGLRPPEGWCHPHRFGSFAPPRGLTEDGSQAQWFVDGRVAFEAIALAIEDAKSEIFICGWWLCPELYLRRPFDAHASSRLDALLEMKAKQGVQIYILLYKEVALALKINSVYSKKKLLGIHENVRVLRYPDHFSTGVYLWSHHEKIVIVDHHICFLGGLDLCFGRYDSFDHKVGDYPPCNWPGKDYYNPRESEPNSWEDTMKDELDRQKYPRMPWHDVHCAFWGPPCRDVARHFVQRWNYAKRNKAPYEEAIPLLMPQHHMVIPHYMGINRDIDDEIKNDGNIRKRTKKQESFSARSSCQDIPLLMPQEADGLDASEGQLKLNGLSREYGFHDQASRPSKSPFSFRKSKVEPINPDMPMKGFVDDLDASHMLQELSSMQPGFKPSGNEWWETQDRSGQVDLADESGQVGPRVSCRCQVIRSVSQWSAGTSQIEESIHSAYCSLIEKAEHFIYIENQFFISGLSGDEIIRNRVLEALYQRIMRAYKEKKCFRVIIVIPLLPGFQGGVDDGGAASVRAIMHWQYRTICRGRNSILDNLYDHIGPRVHDYISFYGLRAHGRLFEGGPVASSQVYVHSKIMIVDDCITLVGSANINDRSLLGSRDSEIGVLVEDKELFDSLMGGKAWKAGKFASSLRLSLWSEHLGLRAGEVHQIRDPVIDSTYKGIWMATAKTNTMVYQDVFSCIPNDLIHSRASLRQCMVYWKEKLGQATIDLGIAPNKLESYQDGDIKCTDPLERLESVRGHLVSFPLDFMSKEDLRPVFNESEYYASSQVFH from the exons ATGATGAAGAAGCTGAAGATGAGACCATTCCTCTGCGTAATGATGAAAGTGTCAAAAACAG GTAGTTTTTTGTTCAGAGATGTTCCGTCAAGTGCTGCCCTGCCAATTATTCGGCCTGCCCTAGGACGGCAGAATTCAATGTCTGACAGATCAAAAGTAGCAATGCAAGGCTACTTGAATCACTTTCTTGGGAACATGGATATAGTGAATTCGCGGGAG GTTTGCAGATTTTTGGAAGTCTCCAGGTTGTCCTTTTTACCAGAGTATGGTCCTAAGCTAAAAGAAGATTATGTCATGGTGAAGCACTTACCAAAAATCCCGAGTGATGATGAACATCAAGGCTGTTGTTCATGTCAGTGGTTCAGCTGCTGCAAAGACAATTGGCAGAAG GTCTGGGCTGTACTCAAGCCTGGATTTCTGGCCTTCCTCAAAGATCCTTTTGATGCGCAACCTCTAGATATAATTGTATTTGATGTACTACCAGCATCAGATGGTAATGGAGATGGCCGTGTATCATTAGCAAAAGAAGTAAAGGATCACAATCCTTTGCGCCATTATTTCAGG GTATCTTGTGGAATCCGGTGCATCAAGGTCAGAACCAAGGCCAATGCTAAAGTCAAAGATTGGGTTGCTGCAATTAATGATGCTGGTCTTAGGCCACCTGAGGGTTGGTGTCACCCTCACCGTTTTGGATCTTTTGCTCCTCCTCGGGGATTGACAGAAGATGGTAGTCAGGCTCAGTGGTTTGTAGATGGTCGGGTGGCATTTGAAGCGATTGCTTTGGCAATTGAGGATGCAAAATCAGAG ATATTTATTTGTGGTTGGTGGCTCTGCCCAGAACTCTACCTGCGGCGGCCTTTTGATGCTCATGCATCCTCTCGGCTTGATGCTTTACTAGAAATGAAAGCTAAGCAAGGTGTTCAG ATTTATATTCTTCTATACAAAGAGGTTGCGCTAGCTCTGAAAATTAACAGTGTCTACAGCAAGAAAAAGCTTCTTGGCATCCATGAGAATGTGAGAGTACTACGATATCCAGACCATTTTTCTACTGGTGTCTATTTATG GTCGCACCATGAGAAAATTGTTATTGTTGACCACCATATTTGCTTTCTTGGAGGGCTTGACCTCTGCTTTGGTCGCTATGATTCATTTGATCACAAAGTGGGCGATTACCCTCCCTGCAATTGGCCTGGAAAGGACTATTACAACCCAAG GGAGTCGGAACCAAATTCATGGGAAGATACTATGAAAGATGAATTAGATCGGCAAAAGTATCCGCGTATGCCATGGCATGATGTTCACTGTGCTTTTTGGGGACCGCCTTGCCGTGATGTTGCTAGACATTTTGTTCAGCGTTGGAACTATGCAAAG AGGAATAAAGCTCCATATGAGGAGGCGATCCCACTCCTTATGCCACAGCATCACATGGTTATTCCCCACTACATGGGAATTAACAGAGacattgatgatgaaattaagaATGATGGAAACATCCGTAAACGCACCAAAAAGCAAGAATCATTTTCGGCTCGATCATCCTGCCAGGATATCCCCTTACTCATGCCTCAAGAAGCAGATGGGCTCGATGCTTCAGAGGGGCAATTAAAATTAAATGGTTTAAGTAGGGAATATGGTTTCCATGATCAAGCAAGCAGGCCCAGCAAAAGTCCTTTCTCTTTCCGAAAGTCAAAAGTTGAACCAATTAATCCAGATATGCCAATGAAAGGTTTTGTAGATGATCTTGATGCCTCACATATGCTGCAGGAGTTGTCTTCCATGCAGCCTGGATTCAAGCCTTCAGGTAATGAATGGTGGGAAACACAGGATCGAAGTGGTCAAGTTGATCTGGCAGATGAAAGTGGACAAGTTGGTCCTCGTGTTTCATGTCGATGTCAG GTTATAAGGAGTGTCAGTCAATGGTCTGCTGGAACTAGCCAAATAGAGGAAAGCATTCACAGTGCTTACTGTTCTCTTATCGAGAAGGCAGAACACTTCATATATATTGAG AATCAATTCTTCATCTCAGGTCTTTCTGGAGACGAGATCATACGGAATCGTGTATTGGAAGCATTATACCAACGCATTATGCGAGCTTACAAGGAAAAGAAGTGTTTCAGAGTTATAATTGTCATACCACTTCTTCCAGGCTTCCAG GGTGGTGTGGATGATGGTGGTGCAGCATCTGTGAGAGCAATTATGCATTGGCAGTATCGAACAATATGCAGAGGACGTAATTCGATATTGGACAATCTTTATGATCACATCGGACCTCGAGTGCATGACTATATATCTTTCTACGGTCTTAGAGCTCATGGTAGACTTTTTGAAGGTGGTCCTGTGGCCTCCAGTCAG GTGTATGTACATAGCAAGATCATGATAGTTGACGATTGTATAACTCTAGTTGGATCTGCTAACATCAATGATAGAAGTTTGCTTGGCTCAAGGGACTCTGAG ATTGGTGTACTAGTTGAGGACAAAGAACTGTTTGATTCATTAATGGGAGGCAAGGCATGGAAGGCTGGGAAGTTTGCATCGAGCTTGCGGCTTTCTCTATGGTCTGAGCACCTTGGTCTTAGAGCTGGAGAG GTCCATCAAATAAGAGATCCGGTGATTGATTCTACGTATAAGGGAATATGGATGGCAACTGCCAAG ACAAATACCATGGTCTACCAAGATGTTTTTTCTTGTATACCCAATGATCTAATCCATTCCAG GGCTTCTCTCCGTCAATGCATGGTCTACTGGAAAGAAAAACTTGGCCAGGCAACCATTGATTTAGGAATAGCCCCAAATAAGCTCGAGTCTTATCAAGATGGGGATATTAAATGCACTGATCCCTTGGAGAGGTTAGAATCTGTTAGGGGGCATCTTGTTTCTTTCCCTTTGGATTTCATGTCCAAAGAAGATTTAAGACCTGTGTTCAATGAAAGCGAGTACTATGCATCATCTCAAGTTTTTCACTGA